The following DNA comes from Malania oleifera isolate guangnan ecotype guangnan chromosome 12, ASM2987363v1, whole genome shotgun sequence.
CTAATTTCATGAATTAACACCATGAATTTCTATAAATATGTTTTCCTATGCCCACATACATATGTTAACTGTGATTGATCGATTTTGAGTCTTCATCATTAATTTTGCAGCAATGTGATCAATTCTCAGCAGAGCTTTTTAAGATTGATTCCGGGAGTCGACCAGTTCCTGCTCTTTGCAATTCCACTGTTTCAGTTGGAACCTCCCCTTCAAAGCTGGAGGCAGCAACTGGTTTCTGTTCAGCTGTCTGGGATGCTTGCCAAAATGTGTCCATGCTTCATTCTCCCTTTGCTCCTTCATTACAAGGTAGTATTGGACTCCCAGTTAATTCCACTCCATCAACACTGATTGAACAATGGCAGTCAAAAGATGTTTTCTGTAATGCTTTTGGTGGTTCTTCCAATGATGGCGGATCACTATGCTTCGACGGTGGTCCGACTTTTCCTAACAATACTAACACAACAATTCCACCGATGGGCCTGTGCCTTGAGAAGATTAGCACTGGATCTTACCTCAATATGGTTGCTCATCCTGATGGGTCTGATCGCGTCTTCTTCTCCGATCAACCGGGTAGAATTTGGCTGGCAACAGTTCCAGAGCAGGGCTCAGGAGGAGTGTTGGGGCTAAATCAGTCCACTCCCTTCATAGATTTAACGGATGATGTTCAGTTTAATGCAAGCTTTGGGATGATGGGGATGGCTTTTCATCCAAACTTCACTCAAAATGGTCGCTTTTTCGCTTCCTTCAACTGTGACAAGTTCAAGTCTCCAGGAGGCTCTGCAAGGTGTTCGTGCAATTCAGATGTGAGCTGTGATCCTTCAAAGCTTGGTTCTTCTGGTGCAGGGTTGGCTGAGCCATGCCAGATTCAAACTGTTATTGCAGAGTATACTGTCAATGGGACTTCATCGGTGCTCTCCCCGTTAAACATCTATACCATCTTTATGCTGTTGGTGTGATTTTTTACATGGGTTATTGTTGAACTTGATCTTGATTTGCTTTTAGGCAAAAACAGCCAAGCCTTCTGAGGTGAGGAGGATCTTCACTATGGGCCTTCCATTTACGTCAAATCATGGGGGTCAGATTCTCTTTGGCCCTACAGATGGGTATTTGTATTTCATGATGGGTGATGGTGGAAGCAAGGGTGACCCTCGCAATTTTGCCCAGAACAAGAAATCCTTGCTTGGAAAGATCATGAGGCTTGATGTCAATAACATACCAAGTATGTCTTTTCTTGTTCTGCTGTGTAGTGCATATTGTTCTTCTGGTTCTGTATGATAGTGATATACAATACATCAATCTTTGTCTGGTTCCTCTTCTGCTTTTCATTGAGGGAGTGTTTGGATTAAACATGGATATTAGATTGCTACACTATGTATGTGTTATTGTATTTCATAGAGAACCATTTTGTTTCCTAGGTTCAATCATTTGAGAATGGGCAACTTGCAGAAAGTGGTAAGCCATCTTTGCAAACAGTGATGAAACATTGGACGGAGCCATTCTCATTAAATCCTTGGACTTTATAAGCAGTATTTGCTGTCCAATTTTCTtcgaaatatttttattgaacACAGAGGCATCAGCCATTTGACTTCGCCATGCATAAACACCACTATTCTAAGGATATCttcttttttaaaacattttgaagTTCATGCAACTAGAGTGTAGAGGCATAAAATTTTCTCATTGGCACGTTTTCCCTTTTTTGACTTTAATTTTTTCCCCTTTGATATTCATTCATGAAAATGCAGAGGCAAAAGTGTTGAACCCACTTGACCTCAATCCTTTTTCACCAATGTCACGTGTTCAGGTGCAGGAGAGATAAGTAAGCTTGGTTTATGGGGAAACTATTCTATTCCCCAAGACAACCCTTACTCTGAAGACGGGGAATTGCGACCAGAAATTTGGGCCATGGGATTGAGAAATCCTTGGCGTTGCAGTTTTGATGCAGAAAGACCTTCCTACTTTCTCTGCGGTGATGTTGGGCAGGTTTAGAGATCATTTTActtgcttttaattttttttccctacgTTATTCATGCAACGTACTGGAAGTCTGAAACTGGCTATCTAACTTTGGGGAAAATGTTTAcacatacatgtatatgtatatatatgatttggTGATGCAGAGAAACGTAATTTGCGGGTTGATTATTGTTGCCAATTGATTCTTTTGATCAGTtgaatattctaaaaatataatgaTATTTGAATTGCATGTTTCCCAAGAGTTGTCGTATATTGTATGTCTTGATGCTCACAATCTTTGGAATCCTATAGGATCAATATGAAGAGGTGGACGTCATCACAAAAGGTGGAAACTATGGGTGGCATGTTTATGAAGGGCCCCTACTCTTCAATACCCAACAGTTTCGAGGAAAAACTGCTGAACCCACATCTCTAATCTTTCCTATTCTGGGATACAATCACTCTGATGTAAATAAGAAAGAAGGATCTGCAGCAATTATGGGCGGGTATTTCTATCGCTCCATGACCGATCCATGCATGTATGGAAGGTGAACAGGCCAATCATTTTCTTTTCTCTGATTTAATTTGTAGACGGAGACAAAGATGAACTTGCTGACTAATATTAAGTGTAAATGGATGTTCAGGTACTTGTATGCAGATTTGTATGCTACTGCCTTATGGGCTGCCGCTGAAAGCCCAGAAAATAGTGGGAATTTTTCTACTAAAAGGATTCCTTTCAGCTGTGCCCAGAACTCCCCTATCCAGTGCAGCTCCATACCTGGGAGTTCTTTGCCTTCTTTGGGTTGCATATTCTCCTTTGGGCAGGATAACAGGAAGGATATTTTCATATTGGCCAGTAGTGGTGTGTACAGAGTGGTTAGCCCAAATCGCTGCAATTACACTTGCTTCAAGGAAAATGTGACAGCTGCTGGGAGTATGCTTCCTGCTCCATCATCTTCATCGTGTATGCTTCCTGCTCCATTATCTTCATCTTCAGCTTCAGCTTGGAGGAACCTGTTGACTGTTCCATAAATGGATTTCGTGCCAATTTTTTCTGCTTTGCTGTTTTCATTGGGGTTTGTCTTGTAAGAGTTAAATATAGTTGCAGTTAACACTTAGTTACTCCACAGAGAAGAAAATGACAGAACATTGGTTTGACAATTTTTGAGATAGGGACATCGTACAACAACAATGCTGGTTAAGAAACAATTTATTGGTATGGCTCAAGTGCAGCATTATTTTCCTTAAGGTTCTTCCTATGCACAGCCAAGATAAGTCCTAGATGAGCCTAGTTCTGGAGTTGGGTGCCTGTTGAGGTAGGTATGTAGTTAAAAAATAAACTCAAGCCCAAAATTAATTACTCTAACAAACATTTTTTATTAGTAGTTCAACATTTTATCTGTTAATTGAATTGACGAAGTGTCATTTTATTGTTAAGCAAATATGGAAACGGATTAAAATGAGTCTTGATGAGAATGAGCTGCAGATGAGAATGAGCCGCGGAGGAGCTAACTTTCTTGCGCTGGAATGATAATACCGCGTGCTAATTCATTCCATCAAATCACAATAACTCCCTTCCTTTACTATCTAGTCTATGTAACTATATAATGAAAGCATTTGTGCGTGAATGTAAGCGAGCGTGAGCAAGAGTGTGAGAGTATTGTGCTGAAGGTGAAAGAGAGAAAGGTGTgaagagagttgagttgagtggtgTCTACTCCTCTTGTTTCCTcccaaattataaaaaatttggtgtgctctgtggacataggtcagattagaccgaaccacataaatatgaGTTTCTTATTTTGactatttatttttcttgtgtgtgattgttgttcctaAATCCCTAACAAGTGTTACCATAGCCAGATCGGAGCCCCTGCCctatagagacccaaaaaataataataataataataataataataattataaagaAAAGTGGAAAATAGGTTTGGTAAAACCAAACTGTCTACGATTTGGGATAAGCTCAGGATATTGTTGACGGTTTTGTGTTACTGCAGtcaggtaaaggtaaaatagttgaaattgggtttggttaaaaaccaaaccgtcaacggtttcaggaaaccgtcgacggttttgctaGGGACAGAACTCTATAAATAGATCCAAGCCTATTTTGTTTGAAGAaaattaaatctctctctctctctctctctctctctctatccttgGCTACGAAACTCTtttttctctcttcattttctcactcAAATCTTCCCCAAATTTGGCAATCAAACACCACTACAAGGTCCTAGGTTCGATCCTCATCACTTTAACTAAGGCATATTCGTGTTTTAAGGAttctagacaccactccaaagttaaggtaaggaaaatggTTTATGCCTGTTGTTTTTTAAAGTTTAACTGGTTAACGAGAGTGTGTGAACCTAGGCATGTTAGGATGGGAAATATTCTGGGATTTAGTTGATTGGACTGAAATATGTGGTTACAGGGTTTGTGCTCCGAACGCCATAAGCGTCATTTTAGGATCCTTATAGGCATAGTCTTAataaacaagtaaggggaataaattatgtcaggaattttctttagaaattaattgattaatttaaagcacgcgattatgaaaatattattatatgtaATTCTTTGACttatcaggcatatgaaaatagTGGTTTTGAATTATCATTTATTTTGTTGGGCAAATGTTATATTATAAAACATTACTgaaaatctgtgtggcatgagaaatggttTTGATTACTGCAAAATAAACATgtgagaatattttatgatgaaatgagatttatactgATTTATGGGGGAATATTGAAAATGTGAcagatattgtgaaatgatgaGATATGATTTGATATTGAAATATGTTATTAACAGTCTTAGACTgggaaatgaaatg
Coding sequences within:
- the LOC131144519 gene encoding HIPL1 protein-like: MVGFHNIVLLLTHSLLLCLPSCSLPLCTDSRAPHTPTTPLAFCHTYNNGSACCDSAKDGQLQKQFQAMNISDPACASLLKSILCAQCDQFSAELFKIDSGSRPVPALCNSTVSVGTSPSKLEAATGFCSAVWDACQNVSMLHSPFAPSLQGSIGLPVNSTPSTLIEQWQSKDVFCNAFGGSSNDGGSLCFDGGPTFPNNTNTTIPPMGLCLEKISTGSYLNMVAHPDGSDRVFFSDQPGRIWLATVPEQGSGGVLGLNQSTPFIDLTDDVQFNASFGMMGMAFHPNFTQNGRFFASFNCDKFKSPGGSARCSCNSDVSCDPSKLGSSGAGLAEPCQIQTVIAEYTVNGTSSAKTAKPSEVRRIFTMGLPFTSNHGGQILFGPTDGYLYFMMGDGGSKGDPRNFAQNKKSLLGKIMRLDVNNIPSAGEISKLGLWGNYSIPQDNPYSEDGELRPEIWAMGLRNPWRCSFDAERPSYFLCGDVGQDQYEEVDVITKGGNYGWHVYEGPLLFNTQQFRGKTAEPTSLIFPILGYNHSDVNKKEGSAAIMGGYFYRSMTDPCMYGRYLYADLYATALWAAAESPENSGNFSTKRIPFSCAQNSPIQCSSIPGSSLPSLGCIFSFGQDNRKDIFILASSGVYRVVSPNRCNYTCFKENVTAAGSMLPAPSSSSCMLPAPLSSSSASAWRNLLTVP